A portion of the Pseudoalteromonas luteoviolacea genome contains these proteins:
- a CDS encoding substrate-binding periplasmic protein produces the protein MSAAQHSTDHLSPVCDTKAKVGVVAGWPPLTSVSDEGVALGLDIDIAKIVFERVGICIEFVRLPSAARSFAQLTKGVVDVVLMVSYTFKRKQWGHFTLPYRMERMRLFSLKPPELVYSLMALLSSEATIGLSIGSYYGEEIKSLANQDRFGNQFIGISTIQRRIELLAKQRVDFIIEDEITGNYLSHKWSEKPIHVWDYPVHDNEVHFLLRKEKFTPSERLKIDLAIVELQQQITALVSRYRQLGQAK, from the coding sequence GTGTCAGCAGCTCAGCACTCTACTGATCATCTCAGCCCTGTGTGTGACACTAAAGCCAAAGTTGGTGTGGTTGCTGGCTGGCCTCCATTGACTAGCGTGAGCGATGAAGGCGTTGCACTGGGGCTTGATATAGATATTGCAAAAATCGTGTTTGAGCGTGTAGGTATTTGTATTGAGTTTGTACGTTTGCCCTCAGCAGCTCGCAGTTTTGCTCAGTTGACCAAAGGGGTTGTCGATGTTGTACTGATGGTGAGTTATACCTTCAAACGCAAGCAGTGGGGACATTTTACGCTGCCGTATCGCATGGAAAGAATGCGGTTATTTTCTTTAAAGCCACCTGAATTAGTTTACTCGCTAATGGCTTTATTGAGCTCTGAAGCCACAATTGGTTTGAGTATTGGTTCCTATTATGGTGAAGAGATTAAATCTTTGGCCAATCAAGATCGGTTTGGAAATCAATTCATCGGTATTTCAACGATTCAAAGACGCATCGAGTTGCTTGCCAAACAGCGTGTTGATTTTATTATTGAAGATGAAATTACAGGTAATTACCTTAGTCACAAGTGGAGTGAAAAGCCCATTCATGTTTGGGATTATCCGGTCCACGATAACGAAGTGCATTTTTTATTACGCAAGGAAAAGTTCACACCGTCAGAGCGGTTAAAAATAGACCTGGCAATTGTTGAATTACAGCAGCAGATCACTGCTTTGGTTTCCCGCTATCGTCAACTTGGTCAGGCAAAGTAA
- a CDS encoding glycosyl hydrolase family 18 protein: protein MKTLNLAVMAALGLISVPTMALDCSQLSNWQATKVYTGGMEVQHQAAKYTAKWWTQNQDPALYSEPQNVWRKEGICDPVGAPLPIVKLDTPLDQSRHIIASPVVIKATASHPKNVPIKHVDFKVDDVVIATDNTAPYEVTWTATGLGEHVIQAEVVDNENGRASSGKRNITVVADDVIVPPSGFKIVGYFPSWQGQVADIQFDKLTHINYSFLLPNADGSLQPLENLAKMKQLVSAAQASGVKVGIAVGGWNGGDDSAFETFAASAEGRATFIRNLMAFVELHQLDGVDMDWEYPDPGSSANNYALLMKELSVELKAKGKFLTAAVVALGYTGGGVLESVFQDVDFLNLMAYDANNADHSSFQYALDSIAYWQGRGLSKEKTVLGVPFYSRPTWQAYHTLVAQDAANACRDTDGTAYYNGIPTIRTKTQLALDSAGGIMNWELSHDTNGPASLLTAKWEVAQGMAPSYQCDGSGGPDKPTQCVDIQVDPNQYVVHPNFPNGDHAAAGQRIRHQNSVYEANWWTRSVPGSDGSWQFICQF from the coding sequence ATGAAAACACTCAATTTAGCAGTCATGGCTGCACTTGGCCTTATCAGTGTGCCAACGATGGCATTGGACTGCAGTCAATTAAGCAATTGGCAGGCAACGAAAGTGTACACAGGCGGTATGGAAGTACAACACCAAGCAGCTAAATATACGGCCAAGTGGTGGACACAAAATCAAGATCCCGCGTTGTATTCAGAGCCACAAAACGTATGGCGTAAGGAGGGGATCTGCGATCCTGTTGGAGCTCCATTGCCTATCGTGAAGCTTGACACACCATTGGATCAAAGTCGCCATATTATTGCGTCTCCAGTTGTAATAAAAGCGACAGCTAGTCACCCAAAGAATGTACCAATCAAACATGTGGATTTCAAAGTCGATGATGTGGTGATTGCGACGGATAACACAGCACCCTATGAAGTAACATGGACAGCGACAGGCTTGGGCGAGCATGTGATCCAAGCTGAAGTTGTTGATAATGAAAATGGGCGGGCCAGCTCTGGTAAGCGTAATATTACGGTTGTGGCGGACGATGTTATTGTTCCTCCAAGTGGTTTTAAGATTGTCGGTTACTTTCCTAGCTGGCAAGGTCAAGTTGCCGACATTCAATTTGATAAGCTGACGCATATAAATTACTCGTTCTTGCTCCCAAATGCCGATGGGTCATTACAGCCACTTGAAAACCTAGCAAAGATGAAGCAATTAGTGAGTGCTGCACAAGCATCAGGCGTAAAGGTTGGAATTGCTGTTGGCGGTTGGAATGGGGGCGATGACAGTGCATTTGAGACTTTTGCCGCCAGTGCAGAAGGCCGTGCTACGTTTATTCGCAATTTAATGGCCTTTGTCGAGTTGCATCAGTTAGATGGCGTTGATATGGATTGGGAATATCCAGATCCTGGCAGTTCAGCTAATAATTATGCGCTGTTAATGAAAGAGCTCAGTGTTGAGCTCAAAGCAAAAGGGAAGTTTTTAACAGCCGCAGTGGTTGCGCTAGGTTACACCGGAGGCGGTGTTTTGGAGTCGGTATTCCAAGATGTTGATTTCTTAAACTTGATGGCCTACGACGCAAATAATGCAGATCATTCGAGTTTTCAATATGCATTAGATTCTATTGCATATTGGCAAGGTCGTGGACTCAGTAAAGAGAAAACTGTGTTGGGTGTGCCTTTTTATTCTCGTCCGACATGGCAAGCTTATCACACGTTGGTCGCACAGGATGCTGCGAATGCGTGTCGAGATACTGACGGCACCGCATATTATAACGGTATTCCAACAATACGTACGAAAACTCAGTTAGCGCTTGATAGCGCTGGGGGCATTATGAACTGGGAGTTATCCCATGATACAAATGGGCCCGCGTCATTACTGACGGCTAAATGGGAAGTGGCACAGGGAATGGCGCCAAGCTATCAATGTGATGGCAGTGGTGGTCCTGATAAGCCAACACAGTGTGTGGATATTCAAGTCGATCCAAATCAGTATGTTGTACATCCCAACTTTCCAAATGGCGACCATGCGGCTGCTGGACAGCGTATTCGTCATCAAAACAGCGTTTATGAAGCGAATTGGTGGACGCGATCAGTACCGGGGAGTGATGGCAGCTGGCAGTTCATCTGTCAATTCTAG
- a CDS encoding XRE family transcriptional regulator has translation MSTAFSRRFVTLVEQFAGGNKRQFAELTGKSPSHIYRICQGLGRPSMAYLEHLYSLFSVDLNWLLTGVQAADAPTQHSQEDLLVVPKLDVEASAGFGAINGQEDITEQFALNKRWLQSQLGVHSDRLAFVSVRGDSMLPTLEHGDMVLVDLSQQQPSKAGVYIIQTQDGLMAKRLQQKSDHIAVISDNPDYPSWQINSQNAEHHGVAGRIVWCGRSL, from the coding sequence ATGAGTACCGCATTTTCTCGCCGTTTTGTGACCCTAGTTGAACAATTTGCTGGCGGTAATAAACGTCAGTTTGCCGAATTGACAGGTAAATCACCATCACATATTTATCGTATTTGCCAAGGCCTTGGCCGCCCTTCAATGGCCTATCTTGAGCACCTATATAGCCTATTTTCTGTTGATTTAAACTGGTTATTAACAGGTGTACAGGCAGCGGATGCGCCAACACAGCACAGCCAAGAAGATTTACTCGTCGTGCCTAAATTGGACGTTGAAGCCAGTGCGGGATTTGGTGCTATTAATGGTCAAGAAGATATTACCGAACAATTTGCACTAAATAAGCGCTGGCTGCAATCACAGCTAGGTGTTCACAGTGACCGCTTGGCTTTTGTTTCAGTGCGTGGTGATAGTATGTTACCTACCCTAGAACATGGTGACATGGTATTGGTTGATTTAAGCCAACAGCAACCAAGTAAAGCAGGGGTTTATATTATTCAAACTCAAGATGGATTAATGGCTAAAAGACTTCAACAAAAATCAGATCATATTGCAGTGATCAGTGATAACCCAGATTATCCAAGCTGGCAAATAAACTCCCAAAATGCAGAGCATCACGGCGTTGCTGGACGTATAGTCTGGTGTGGGCGTAGTTTGTAG
- a CDS encoding class I SAM-dependent methyltransferase, whose amino-acid sequence MQFDFSPLQQVFSQLTELPDEAARLFHGRGRCYPSLEQLTIDWLSGQIMCTVFKEQDDDWMEALRQCLRSFISRGVEQNKLTCVFIQHRYRQDNSVEVLFGALEEQVVITENDLKFELSLGKKQNTGLFLDMRNGRSWVKEHSEDKKVLNLFAYTCGFSVAAVAGGAKQVVNLDMAKAALKQGKRNHQLNEHTLENISFLGHDLFKSWGKLRKFGPYDLVIIDPPTFQKGSFALTKDYQRILRKLPELLCPEATVLACVNDPSVQSQFLIDEMHREAPSMLFIERLENPSVFEDIDPQGGLKCLVFRNEYGV is encoded by the coding sequence ATGCAATTTGATTTTTCACCTCTACAGCAGGTGTTTTCACAATTAACTGAGCTTCCCGATGAGGCTGCACGTCTTTTCCATGGCCGAGGCCGATGCTACCCATCGCTTGAGCAATTGACTATTGATTGGTTGTCAGGGCAAATCATGTGTACAGTTTTCAAAGAGCAAGATGATGATTGGATGGAGGCACTTCGCCAGTGTTTACGCTCCTTTATAAGTCGCGGTGTGGAACAGAACAAGCTCACATGTGTCTTTATTCAACACAGGTATCGGCAAGATAATTCAGTAGAGGTCTTGTTTGGTGCGCTTGAAGAGCAAGTTGTCATTACTGAGAATGACTTAAAGTTTGAATTGTCACTTGGTAAAAAGCAAAACACAGGTTTGTTTTTGGATATGCGTAACGGCCGTAGCTGGGTGAAAGAGCATAGCGAAGACAAAAAAGTGCTTAATCTATTCGCATATACTTGCGGCTTTTCTGTCGCAGCAGTGGCTGGCGGTGCCAAGCAAGTGGTTAATTTGGATATGGCCAAAGCGGCTCTAAAACAAGGGAAACGTAATCATCAGCTCAATGAGCATACATTAGAAAATATTTCTTTCTTAGGACATGACCTTTTTAAATCTTGGGGTAAATTGCGTAAATTTGGTCCTTATGACTTAGTGATCATTGACCCTCCTACCTTCCAAAAAGGCAGTTTTGCACTGACTAAGGATTATCAGCGTATTCTACGAAAACTACCAGAATTACTTTGTCCTGAGGCAACTGTACTTGCCTGTGTGAATGATCCCTCGGTTCAAAGTCAATTTCTGATTGATGAAATGCATAGGGAAGCGCCATCAATGCTGTTTATTGAGCGTCTTGAAAATCCGTCTGTATTTGAAGATATTGATCCACAAGGTGGATTAAAGTGCTTAGTTTTTCGTAACGAATATGGCGTTTGA